In a single window of the Cervus elaphus chromosome 1, mCerEla1.1, whole genome shotgun sequence genome:
- the LOC122707330 gene encoding olfactory receptor 4B1-like — protein sequence MARTNNMTELIIAGLFQDPEVQRACFVVFLPVYLATMVGNGLIVLTVRVSKSLRAPMYFFLSHLSLVEISYSSTVVPKFITDLLSEIKTISLEGCVAQIFFFHLFGVAEIFLLTVMAYDRYVAICKPLHYTAVMSRPVCHRLLAASWLGGFSHSMVQIMITLQLPFCGPNVIDHYFCDLHPLFKLACADTSVEGVIVLANSGLFSIFSFLLLVSSYIVILVSLRNHSAEGRRKALSTCASHLTVVTLFFGPAIFLYMRPPSTFTEDKLVAVFYTVVTPMLNPIIYTLRNAEMKVALKSLWGRKVNSGLQ from the coding sequence ATGGCGAGGACCAATAACATGACTGAGTTAATTATCGCCGGTCTTTTCCAGGACCCAGAGGTGCAGAGAGCGTGTTTTGTGGTGTTTCTGCCCGTGTACTTGGCCACGATGGTAGGCAACGGCCTCATTGTCCTGACGGTTAGAGTCAGTAAGAGCCTGCGtgcccccatgtacttcttccttagTCACCTGTCACTGGTAGAGATCAGTTACTCCTCCACTGTTGTCCCTAAATTCATCACAGACTTACTTTCTGAGATTAAAACCATCTCCCTGGAGGGCTGTGTGGCTCAGATATTCTTCTTTCACTTGTTTGGCGTTGCTGAGATCTTCCTGCTCAcggtgatggcctatgaccgctacgtggccatctgcaagcccctGCACTACACAGCCGTCATGAGCCGGCCTGTGTGCCACCGTCTGCTGGCTGCTTCCTGGCTGGGGGGCTTTTCTCACTCCATGGTTCAGATCATGATCACTCTCCAGTTACCCTTCTGCGGTCCCAACGTGATTGACCACTACTTCTGTGACCTCCATCCCTTGTTCAAGCTTGCCTGCGCTGACACCTCTGTGGAGGGGGTCATTGTGTTGGCCAACAGTGGATTattctccatcttttctttcctcctcttggtGTCCTCCTATATTGTTATCCTGGTCAGCTTGAGGAACCATTCAGCAGAGGGCAGACGCAAAGCCCTCTCCACCTGTGCCTCTCACCTCACGGTGGTCACCTTGTTCTTTGGACCCGCCATCTTCCTCTACATGCGGCCCCCCTCCACCTTCACTGAGGACAAGCTGGTGGCCGTGTTCTACACGGTGGTcacccccatgctgaaccccatCATCTACACACTCAGAAATGCAGAGATGAAAGTTGCGTTGAAGAGCTTGTGGGGCAGGAAAGTAAACTCAGGgttgcaataa